Proteins co-encoded in one Neofelis nebulosa isolate mNeoNeb1 chromosome 2, mNeoNeb1.pri, whole genome shotgun sequence genomic window:
- the PADI4 gene encoding protein-arginine deiminase type-4 isoform X3 has protein sequence MCLKGHPGQLHTGSSQEISLSADITRTGKVKPAGAQKGQRAWTWGPRGQGAILLVNCDKDNPKSSTIDCRDDRVLDSQDLQDMSLVTLNTNTPRDFFARHQLLLHVAKSEMDKVRVFQASRGNQISRYREVLGPKQPCHPLELPGGQHSTDFYVEGLAFPDANFPGLISLTVSLLDTSNPELPKTLVFQDSVVFRVAPWIMTPNTQPPEEVYVCRMLENEDFLKSVTALTQEAKCQLTVCSREQSVGDRWMQDEIEVGYIQAPHKTLPVVFDSPRNRGLKEFPIKCMLGPDFGYVTRGPQTGEVSDLDSFGNLEVSPPVKVGRKKYPLGRILIGSSCYPSNESQEMHQALQDFLSAQQVQAPVKLYSDWLFVGHVDEFLSFVPVHKGFRLLLASPRSCYRLFQEQLEEGHGEALLFEGVKKKKQKIKDVLSNEKLREDNSYVQKCIDWNREVLKRELGLTERDIVDIPQLFKLQDDLQGRLKAEAYFPNMVNMLVLGKHLGIPKPFGPIIDDRCCLEEKVRSLLEPLGLRCTFIDDFYAYHLRHGEVHCGTNVRRRPFSFKWWHMVP, from the exons ATGTGTTTAAAAGGTCATCCAGGTCAACTTCACACTGGGAGCTCACAAG AAATCTCCTTGAGCGCGGACATCACCCGCACTGGCAAAGTGAAGCCTGCCGGAGCCCAGAAAGGCCAG AGGGCCTGGACCTGGGGCCCCCGCGGGCAAGGCGCCATCCTGCTGGTGAACTGCGACAAGGACAACCCCAAATCTTCCACCATAGACTGCAGGGATGACAGGGTGCTTGACAGCCAAG ACCTACAGGACATGTCCCTGGTGACCCTGAACACGAACACCCCCAGGGACTTCTTCGCCAGGCACCAGCTGCTGCTCCATGTGGCCAAGTCGGAGATGGACAAAGTCAGGGTGTTCCAAGCCAGCC GAGGCAATCAGATCTCCAGGTACAGGGAGGTCCTGGGGCCAAAGCAGCCCTGTCACCCCCTGGAACTCCCGGGGGGCCAGCACAGCACAGACTTCTATGTGGAGGGCCTCGCTTTCCCAGACGCCAACTTCCCGGGGCTCATTTCCCTCACCGTCTCCCTGCTGGACACATCCAACCCG GAGCTCCCCAAGACCCTGGTTTTCCAAGACAGTGTGGTCTTCCGTGTGGCCCCCTGGATCATGACCCCCAACACTCAGCCCCCTGAGGAGGTGTACGTGTGCAG GATGCTTGAAAATGAGGACTTCCTTAAGTCCGTGACTGCGCTGACCCAGGAAGCCAAGTGCCAGCTGACCGTGTGCAGCAGGGAGCAGAGTGTGGGGGACCGGTGGATGCAG GACGAGATAGAGGTCGGCTACATCCAAGCCCCGCACAAGACACTGCCCGTGGTCTTTGACTCTCCAAGGAACAGAGGCTTGAAGGAGTTCCCCATCAAGTGCATGCTG GGTCCGGATTTTGGCTACGTGACTCGAGGGCCCCAAACAGGAGAGGTTTCTGACCTCGACTCCTTTGGAAACCTGGAAGTGAGCCCCCCGGTCAAGGTTGGGAGGAAGAAATACCCTCTGGGCAGGATCCTCATTGGCAGCAGCTGCTACcccag CAACGAGAGCCAGGAGATGCACCAGGCCTTGCAGGACTTCCTGAGCGCCCAGCAGGTGCAGGCGCCCGTGAAGCTCTACTCCGACTGGCTGTTTGTGGGCCACGTGGACGAGTTCCTGAGCTTCGTCCCGGTGCACAAG GGCTTCCGGCTGCTCCTCGCCAGCCCCAGGTCCTGCTACAGGCTGTtccaggagcagctggaggagggccACGGCGAGGCTCTGCTATTTGAAGGGGTCAAGA aaaaaaaacagaaaataaaggacGTTCTGTCCAACGAGAAATTGAGAGAAGATAATTCGTACGTGCAG AAATGCATTGACTGGAACCGGGAGGTGTTAAAGCGGGAGCTGGGCCTGACCGAGAGGGACATCGTGGACATCCCCCAGCTCTTCAAGCTCCAGGATGACCTCCAAGGGAGACTCAAGGCCGAAGCCTATTTCCCAAACATG GTGAACATGTTGGTGCTGGGGAAGCACCTGGGCATCCCCAAGCCCTTCGGGCCCATCATCGACGACCGCTGCTGCCTGGAGGAGAAGGTGCGGTCCCTGCTGGAGCCTCTGGGCCTCCGCTGCACCTTCATCGACGACTTCTACGCGTACCACCTGCGGCACGGGGAGGTGCACTGTGGCACCAACGTGCGCCGGCGGCCCTTCTCCTTCAAGTGGTGGCACATGGTGCCctga